From the genome of Geothrix sp. 21YS21S-4, one region includes:
- a CDS encoding sensor histidine kinase, with protein MHPLLASRARLGAYLLGWAPIALLLAGIARSQGWTWAEAGALALPLCLLAAFLFLSAWFLCRALPLGAVSDGLSAHGAAWGMAAVIMGGLWAGLAWLLARMLAWIPGLEGLPQRVGIALPVLTGLGILLYLASVALSYLMLAQDRALEAERKGAELQLLAQESELKALRAQLNPHFLFNSLNSLSALTAVDPARAREMCVLLSDFLRRSLGLGERRLVALREELDLARAYLAIEQIRFGARLRVEWRIDPAAEAALLPTLLLQPLVENAIKHGIAALPEGGVVAVAAEVREAHVLLKVENPLDSDAPVPQGLGIGLRQIRQRLLGRFGNRARFEAGVQDGVHRATLVFPLETEP; from the coding sequence ATGCATCCCCTCCTGGCCAGCCGGGCGCGCCTGGGGGCCTACCTCCTGGGGTGGGCTCCCATCGCCCTGCTCCTGGCGGGGATCGCCCGCAGCCAGGGATGGACCTGGGCCGAGGCCGGGGCGCTGGCCCTGCCCCTCTGCCTGCTCGCCGCGTTCCTGTTCCTGTCGGCCTGGTTCCTGTGTCGCGCCCTTCCCCTCGGGGCGGTCAGCGACGGCCTGAGCGCCCACGGGGCGGCGTGGGGGATGGCCGCGGTGATCATGGGCGGGCTGTGGGCGGGGCTCGCCTGGCTGCTGGCCCGGATGCTGGCCTGGATCCCGGGCCTGGAGGGGCTTCCCCAGCGGGTGGGGATCGCCCTTCCCGTGCTCACGGGCCTGGGCATCCTGCTCTACCTGGCCTCCGTGGCGCTCAGCTATCTGATGCTGGCCCAGGACCGGGCCCTGGAGGCCGAGCGCAAGGGCGCCGAACTGCAGCTCCTGGCCCAGGAATCCGAACTGAAGGCCCTGCGGGCGCAGCTCAATCCCCACTTCCTGTTCAACAGCCTCAATTCGCTGTCGGCGCTGACGGCGGTGGATCCCGCCCGCGCCCGCGAGATGTGCGTCCTCCTGTCGGATTTCCTGCGGCGGAGCCTGGGGCTGGGAGAGCGCCGCCTGGTCGCGCTGCGGGAGGAACTGGACCTGGCCCGGGCCTACCTCGCCATCGAGCAGATCCGCTTCGGCGCCCGCCTGCGGGTGGAATGGCGGATCGACCCCGCCGCCGAGGCCGCCCTTCTCCCCACTCTGCTGCTCCAGCCGCTGGTGGAGAACGCCATCAAGCACGGGATCGCGGCCCTCCCCGAAGGCGGCGTCGTCGCCGTGGCGGCGGAGGTGCGGGAGGCCCACGTCCTTCTGAAAGTGGAAAATCCCCTGGATTCCGACGCGCCGGTGCCCCAGGGCCTGGGCATCGGCCTCCGCCAGATCCGCCAGCGCCTGCTCGGGCGCTTCGGCAACCGGGCCCGCTTCGAGGCCGGCGTGCAGGACGGCGTCCACCGCGCGACCCTCGTCTTCCCTTTGGAGACCGAACCATG
- a CDS encoding YigZ family protein has protein sequence MRRLTGIATHRFREKASLFLTELHPARDAAERAAVLAALRKRDFDATHHCSAWREGVPAEAFGADDDGEPSGTAGRPMLAVLEGAAATDLIAICIRWYGGTKLGTGGLVRAYTEGVQGALLEAEAQGLWEEVRILRTGSIRVAPAQSHLPFALLGAHPSAATLEQTFEGDGATLRFQCPPELVPILDRAWRERSRGGSIHWD, from the coding sequence ATGCGCCGGCTCACCGGGATCGCCACCCACCGCTTCCGGGAGAAGGCCTCCCTCTTCCTCACCGAACTCCATCCCGCCCGGGACGCGGCGGAACGGGCCGCCGTCCTCGCCGCGCTGCGGAAGCGGGATTTCGACGCCACGCACCATTGCAGCGCGTGGCGCGAGGGCGTGCCCGCGGAGGCCTTCGGCGCCGACGACGACGGGGAGCCCTCCGGCACCGCCGGGCGCCCCATGCTGGCGGTGCTGGAAGGCGCCGCCGCGACGGACCTGATCGCGATCTGCATCCGCTGGTACGGGGGCACCAAGCTGGGCACGGGCGGCCTCGTGCGGGCCTATACGGAGGGCGTGCAGGGCGCCCTGCTGGAAGCGGAAGCCCAGGGCCTGTGGGAGGAAGTCCGCATCCTCCGCACCGGATCGATTCGCGTGGCTCCCGCCCAGTCTCATCTGCCTTTCGCTCTGCTGGGCGCCCATCCGAGTGCGGCAACGCTGGAGCAGACCTTCGAGGGCGACGGGGCCACGCTCCGGTTCCAGTGCCCGCCGGAACTCGTCCCCATCCTGGATCGCGCCTGGCGGGAGCGCAGCCGCGGCGGCAGCATCCACTGGGATTGA
- a CDS encoding formate--tetrahydrofolate ligase, with translation MDSVARPFVPTALHRRTPVPSDLEIAQAADLKPIAQVAAELGLREEEWEPYGSAKAKVRLEVLERLGNRPDGRYIDVTAITPTPLGEGKTTTTVGLSQALGAHLGKRVLTCIRQPSQGPTFGIKGGAAGGGYSQVVPMEDFNLHLTGDIHAITAAHNLCAAAIDARILHEAGATDEQLFERIFPKSKGARKFPRSLQLRCAKLGIPQGDPEAFTSDERRRICRLDLDPSAVSWRRVVDTSDRFLRGVTVGKGEEEQGFARETGFDIAVASEIMAILALATSLPDLRHRLGAMVVGLDRAGNPVTAEDLGVAGAMTVLMLDALKPTLMQTLEGTPVLVHAGPFANIAHGNSSILADRIALKLADYVVTESGFGADMGMEKFFDIKCRVSGLQPDAVVLVATVRALKMHGGGPKVVAGKPLDPVYVEENLELLRQGLPNLLHHIAIARKFGIPVVVAVNGFATDSPAELELVRQASLESGAEDAVVCLNWALGGEGALDLARAVMRVCERPSDFRFLYELDRPIKEKIETIAREIYGADGVDYSPEAEAKIENFTRLGYDTLPICMAKTHLSLSHDPTLKGAPTGFRLPVRDIRASVGAGFLYPLVGKMATMPGLPTRPGVYDVDVDPETGRVVGLF, from the coding sequence ATGGATTCTGTTGCGCGGCCTTTCGTTCCCACGGCGCTCCACCGCAGGACGCCCGTGCCCTCCGACCTGGAGATCGCCCAGGCCGCGGATCTCAAGCCCATCGCCCAGGTGGCGGCGGAGCTGGGCCTGCGCGAGGAGGAATGGGAGCCCTACGGCAGCGCCAAGGCCAAGGTGCGCCTCGAGGTTCTGGAGCGCCTGGGGAACCGCCCCGACGGCCGCTACATCGACGTCACCGCCATCACCCCCACGCCCCTGGGCGAAGGCAAGACCACCACCACCGTCGGCCTCAGCCAAGCCCTGGGCGCCCACCTGGGGAAGCGCGTCCTCACCTGCATCCGCCAGCCCAGCCAGGGACCCACCTTCGGAATCAAGGGCGGCGCCGCGGGCGGAGGCTACAGCCAGGTGGTCCCCATGGAGGACTTCAACCTCCACCTCACGGGCGACATCCACGCCATCACCGCCGCCCACAACCTCTGCGCCGCCGCCATCGACGCCCGGATCCTCCACGAGGCCGGAGCCACGGACGAGCAGCTGTTCGAGCGGATCTTCCCGAAATCGAAGGGCGCCCGGAAATTCCCCCGCTCCCTCCAGCTCCGCTGCGCGAAGCTCGGGATCCCGCAGGGCGATCCGGAAGCTTTCACCTCCGACGAGCGCCGCCGCATCTGCCGCCTGGACCTGGATCCCTCGGCGGTCTCCTGGCGCCGGGTGGTGGACACCAGCGACCGCTTCCTGCGCGGCGTGACCGTCGGAAAGGGCGAGGAGGAACAGGGCTTCGCGCGCGAGACCGGATTCGACATCGCCGTCGCCAGCGAGATCATGGCCATCCTGGCCCTCGCCACCAGCCTCCCCGACCTGCGCCACCGCCTGGGCGCCATGGTGGTGGGCCTCGATCGGGCGGGGAATCCCGTCACCGCCGAGGATCTGGGCGTGGCGGGCGCCATGACCGTCCTGATGCTGGATGCGCTCAAGCCCACGCTGATGCAGACCCTCGAAGGCACCCCGGTGCTCGTCCACGCCGGGCCCTTCGCCAACATTGCCCATGGCAACAGCTCCATCCTGGCGGACCGCATCGCCCTCAAGCTGGCGGACTACGTCGTCACCGAATCGGGCTTCGGCGCCGACATGGGCATGGAGAAGTTTTTCGACATCAAATGTCGCGTCTCCGGCCTGCAGCCCGATGCCGTAGTGCTCGTGGCCACCGTCCGCGCCCTCAAGATGCACGGGGGCGGTCCCAAGGTGGTGGCGGGCAAGCCTCTGGATCCGGTCTACGTCGAGGAGAACCTGGAACTCCTGCGCCAGGGCCTGCCGAACCTCCTGCACCACATCGCCATCGCCCGGAAGTTCGGCATCCCCGTGGTGGTGGCCGTCAACGGCTTCGCCACCGATTCCCCGGCGGAACTGGAGCTGGTGCGCCAGGCCTCGCTGGAGAGCGGCGCCGAGGACGCGGTCGTCTGCCTCAACTGGGCCCTGGGCGGGGAAGGGGCCCTGGATCTCGCCCGGGCCGTGATGCGGGTCTGCGAGCGTCCCTCGGATTTCCGGTTCCTCTACGAACTGGACCGGCCCATCAAGGAGAAGATCGAGACCATCGCCCGCGAAATCTACGGCGCCGACGGCGTGGACTACAGCCCCGAAGCCGAGGCCAAGATCGAGAATTTCACCCGCCTGGGCTACGACACGCTCCCCATCTGCATGGCCAAGACCCACCTCAGCCTTAGCCACGACCCGACCCTTAAAGGCGCCCCCACGGGCTTCCGTCTCCCCGTCCGCGACATCCGCGCCAGCGTCGGCGCCGGCTTCCTGTATCCCCTCGTGGGAAAGATGGCCACCATGCCCGGCCTCCCCACCCGACCGGGGGTCTACGACGTCGACGTGGATCCGGAGACGGGGAGGGTGGTGGGGTTGTTCTGA
- a CDS encoding LiaI-LiaF-like domain-containing protein: protein MNVEARPPVFSAKLVLGLVVIAVGLILLADTFHWYDAWHLMAWWPLALAAFGVARIVQDGLLSFRGHVWLGFAVGGFISQFGPWGLLERWWPIFLVWGGILVTLRAIFPQPKRPRRPKRGAQPPSPPDSCDPGSDSQQVQP, encoded by the coding sequence ATGAACGTCGAAGCGCGCCCTCCCGTTTTCTCCGCGAAGCTGGTCCTGGGGCTGGTGGTCATCGCCGTGGGCCTGATCCTGCTGGCCGATACCTTCCACTGGTACGACGCCTGGCACCTGATGGCGTGGTGGCCCCTGGCCCTGGCGGCCTTCGGCGTGGCCCGCATCGTCCAGGACGGCCTCCTCAGCTTCCGCGGGCACGTCTGGCTGGGCTTCGCGGTGGGGGGATTCATCTCCCAGTTCGGCCCCTGGGGCCTGCTGGAGCGCTGGTGGCCGATCTTCCTGGTGTGGGGCGGGATCCTTGTCACCCTCCGGGCGATCTTCCCCCAGCCCAAGCGCCCGCGGCGCCCCAAGCGCGGGGCCCAGCCCCCTTCGCCCCCCGATTCCTGTGATCCTGGATCCGATTCCCAGCAGGTGCAGCCATGA
- a CDS encoding LiaI-LiaF-like domain-containing protein: protein MNAPDTKAPSPFGPKLVLGVAIIVAGLMLTLDNLGLVEAHTVFKLWPLILVAMGVAKIRQDREGGGMGGWFLVLGGTFLLLFTFARGHLAEALAPMLVVGVGILIVVKALKQTRGVPAELARSEDFLQGTAIFGGFKRRVATQMFKGGELTAIFGGYEVDLRQAALENGLARIDVFVLFGGGEIRVPEGWEIVNRATAIAGALDDSTHHGPAPAEGRPRLVVTGLILFGGTEVKS, encoded by the coding sequence ATGAACGCCCCCGACACCAAGGCTCCGAGCCCCTTCGGCCCCAAGCTGGTGCTGGGCGTGGCAATCATCGTGGCCGGCCTGATGCTCACCCTGGACAACCTGGGGCTGGTGGAGGCCCACACCGTCTTCAAGCTGTGGCCCCTGATCCTCGTGGCCATGGGCGTGGCCAAGATCCGCCAGGACCGCGAGGGCGGCGGGATGGGCGGCTGGTTCCTGGTGCTGGGCGGCACCTTCCTGCTGCTCTTCACCTTCGCCCGGGGGCACCTGGCGGAAGCCCTGGCGCCCATGCTGGTGGTGGGCGTGGGCATCCTCATCGTGGTCAAGGCCCTGAAGCAGACCCGAGGCGTGCCCGCAGAACTGGCCCGCTCGGAGGATTTCCTCCAGGGGACGGCCATCTTCGGGGGCTTCAAGCGGCGGGTGGCCACCCAGATGTTCAAGGGCGGCGAGCTGACGGCCATCTTCGGCGGCTATGAGGTGGATCTCCGCCAGGCGGCCCTGGAGAACGGCCTGGCCCGGATCGACGTGTTCGTCCTGTTCGGCGGAGGAGAGATCCGCGTGCCCGAGGGCTGGGAGATCGTCAACCGCGCGACCGCCATCGCCGGCGCCCTGGACGACAGCACCCACCACGGGCCCGCGCCCGCCGAGGGCCGCCCGCGGCTGGTGGTCACCGGCCTGATCCTGTTCGGCGGCACGGAAGTGAAATCCTGA